A window of the Bradyrhizobium ottawaense genome harbors these coding sequences:
- a CDS encoding MFS transporter, which produces MPSESQIPIASQDASKRFAGRLALFYGATFGTMGTHLPFFTVWLKAVGIDASWIGIISAVPALTRFTVLPFVTGAAEKRYSLRGALTVAAFATALGFAVIGTQYLPLAVLLAYAATCALWTPMLPLTDAYALRGVARYGLNYGPMRLWGSAAFVAGALVCGLLVDIVAARHLIWVIASIAALGAIASLGLQPLERPKPAQAAVQGATSLLRATGFVAIIVASALTQGSHAAYYAFASITWQGLGLSGLTIAGLWVLGVLAEIVVFALSPRFTLQPSTLVVIGALSAVARWSITAQEPSLAVLSVVQLAHGLTYGITQVGTMGLLVRHVPIHLMARGQGYLAACGGIVSMTASILSGVVYARYGAGVYYMMAAMALVAASVMWCARHKLSHQPQRAASGG; this is translated from the coding sequence ATGCCAAGCGAATCACAAATCCCCATCGCTTCTCAAGATGCGTCGAAGCGATTCGCTGGCCGACTGGCGCTGTTCTATGGCGCGACGTTCGGAACGATGGGTACCCACCTGCCGTTTTTCACGGTCTGGCTGAAGGCGGTCGGCATCGACGCGTCGTGGATCGGCATTATCTCCGCGGTGCCGGCGCTGACGCGGTTCACGGTACTTCCGTTCGTGACCGGGGCCGCCGAGAAGCGCTATTCGCTGCGCGGGGCCCTGACGGTAGCCGCCTTCGCGACCGCGCTGGGCTTTGCCGTGATCGGCACCCAATATCTGCCGCTCGCGGTGCTGCTGGCCTATGCCGCCACCTGCGCGCTGTGGACGCCGATGCTGCCGCTGACGGATGCCTATGCGCTGCGCGGCGTGGCGCGTTACGGCCTGAACTACGGGCCGATGCGGCTGTGGGGCTCGGCGGCCTTCGTAGCCGGCGCGCTCGTGTGCGGGCTATTGGTCGATATCGTCGCGGCCAGGCACCTGATCTGGGTCATCGCGTCGATCGCAGCGCTCGGCGCCATCGCCAGCCTGGGACTACAGCCGCTGGAGCGGCCCAAGCCGGCGCAGGCGGCCGTCCAGGGCGCGACTTCACTGCTGCGCGCTACCGGTTTTGTCGCCATCATCGTCGCCTCGGCGCTGACCCAGGGCAGCCACGCGGCCTATTACGCGTTTGCGTCCATCACCTGGCAGGGATTGGGGCTGAGCGGACTGACCATTGCCGGGCTGTGGGTGCTCGGCGTGCTGGCCGAGATCGTGGTGTTCGCGCTGTCGCCGCGCTTTACGCTGCAGCCTTCGACACTGGTGGTGATCGGCGCGCTCAGCGCCGTGGCGCGGTGGTCGATCACGGCGCAGGAGCCGTCGCTTGCGGTGCTCAGTGTGGTCCAGCTCGCGCACGGGCTGACCTACGGGATTACCCAGGTTGGCACCATGGGACTATTGGTGCGTCACGTGCCAATCCACCTGATGGCGCGCGGGCAGGGCTATCTCGCCGCCTGTGGCGGCATCGTCAGCATGACGGCGTCGATCCTGTCGGGCGTGGTCTATGCGCGCTACGGGGCCGGCGTCTACTACATGATGGCGGCCATGGCGCTGGTTGCCGCCAGCGTGATGTGGTGCGCGCGGCACAAATTATCGCATCAGCCCCAGAGAGCGGCTTCCGGCGGATAG
- the dgcA gene encoding N-acetyl-D-Glu racemase DgcA, giving the protein MTSTPSRQLAAAIERWPIAGSFTISRGAKTEAVTVVAEVSQSGLTGRGECVPYPRYGETPEATLAALLAMQEPLSRGLDRTGLQAAMPPGAARNALDCALLDLEAKTAGQRAWTLLGRPAPRPCTTAFTISLGTPEAMAAATAKAAHRPLLKIKLGGVGDVARIAAVRKAAPESELIVDANEAWTPDNLEQNLKACAGAGVTLVEQPLPAGKDEALARIKRPIAVCADESVHDRASLADLRGRYDAVNIKLDKTGGLTEALAMADAAQALGFEIMIGCMVATSLAMAPAMLLAPQARFVDLDGPLLLARDRDGGLRYDGSLVYPPEAALWG; this is encoded by the coding sequence ATGACTTCTACCCCATCTCGACAACTTGCCGCCGCTATCGAGCGCTGGCCGATCGCGGGTTCCTTCACGATCAGCCGGGGCGCCAAGACCGAGGCGGTCACCGTGGTGGCGGAAGTCAGCCAGAGCGGGCTAACCGGGCGCGGCGAATGCGTGCCCTACCCGCGCTACGGCGAGACCCCGGAAGCGACGCTGGCCGCCCTTCTGGCGATGCAGGAGCCGCTGTCGCGAGGACTGGACCGAACCGGCCTGCAGGCCGCGATGCCCCCAGGCGCCGCCCGCAACGCGCTGGACTGCGCGCTGCTGGACCTCGAGGCCAAAACGGCAGGCCAGAGGGCGTGGACCCTGCTCGGTCGGCCGGCGCCGCGCCCCTGCACCACCGCCTTCACCATCTCGCTGGGAACGCCCGAAGCGATGGCGGCAGCGACCGCCAAGGCCGCGCACCGGCCGCTGCTCAAGATCAAGCTCGGTGGCGTCGGCGACGTCGCCCGCATCGCGGCGGTACGCAAGGCGGCACCCGAATCCGAACTGATCGTGGATGCGAACGAAGCGTGGACGCCGGATAATCTCGAGCAGAACCTTAAGGCCTGCGCCGGCGCCGGCGTGACGCTGGTGGAGCAGCCGCTGCCCGCCGGCAAGGACGAGGCGCTGGCGCGCATCAAGCGGCCGATCGCGGTCTGCGCCGACGAAAGCGTGCACGACCGCGCTTCGCTGGCGGATCTTCGCGGGCGCTATGACGCCGTTAACATCAAGCTCGACAAGACCGGCGGCCTGACGGAAGCGCTGGCGATGGCCGATGCCGCCCAGGCGCTTGGATTTGAAATCATGATCGGCTGCATGGTCGCGACCTCACTGGCGATGGCGCCGGCGATGCTGCTGGCGCCGCAGGCGCGCTTCGTCGACCTCGACGGCCCGCTGTTGCTGGCGCGCGACCGCGACGGCGGCCTGCGCTACGACGGCAGTCTGGTCTATCCGCCGGAAGCCGCTCTCTGGGGCTGA
- a CDS encoding MlaE family ABC transporter permease yields MSGDPTLERIASGNGLALCAAGSWTARFAPVLERLVTDAEKLGGSRPNIFIDVSQVSKLDTFGAWLIERLRRSLTQGGIEAQIAGLSANYSSLVDEVRRVKAQPVIEGRAVTISGMLEQVGRSVAGVGGTLVGLIDMLGAVLAAVGNVVIHPRGFRLTSTIHHLEQVCWRAVPIVVLITFLIGCIISQQGIFHFRKFGADIFVVDMLGVLVLREIGVLLVAIMVAGRSGSAYTAELGSMKMREEIDALRTMGFDPIEVLILPRMLALVLALPILAFLGAMAALYGGGLVAWLYGGVDPEAFLLRLRDAISIDHFIVGIIKAPVMAAVIGIVACVEGLAVQGSAESLGQHTTSSVVKGIFFVIVMDGVFAIFFAAIGM; encoded by the coding sequence GTGAGTGGAGACCCGACACTGGAGCGGATCGCCAGCGGGAACGGGCTTGCCTTGTGCGCGGCGGGTTCCTGGACGGCGCGCTTTGCCCCCGTATTGGAACGATTGGTGACCGATGCCGAGAAGCTCGGCGGCAGCCGGCCCAACATCTTCATCGACGTCAGCCAGGTGTCGAAACTCGATACCTTCGGCGCCTGGCTGATCGAGCGGCTGCGCCGCAGCCTGACCCAGGGCGGTATCGAGGCCCAGATCGCGGGCCTCTCGGCCAACTATTCGAGCCTGGTCGACGAGGTCCGCCGGGTGAAGGCCCAGCCCGTCATTGAGGGCCGTGCGGTGACGATATCAGGCATGCTGGAGCAGGTCGGCCGCAGCGTGGCCGGCGTCGGCGGCACCCTGGTCGGACTGATCGACATGCTGGGCGCGGTGCTGGCCGCGGTCGGCAATGTCGTGATCCATCCCCGCGGCTTTCGTCTCACTTCCACCATCCATCACCTCGAACAGGTGTGCTGGCGTGCGGTGCCGATCGTGGTGCTGATTACGTTTCTGATTGGCTGCATCATCTCGCAGCAGGGCATCTTCCACTTCCGGAAATTCGGCGCCGACATTTTCGTGGTCGACATGCTGGGCGTGCTGGTGCTGCGCGAGATCGGCGTGCTGCTGGTCGCGATCATGGTGGCCGGCCGTTCGGGCTCGGCCTACACCGCCGAACTCGGCTCGATGAAGATGCGCGAAGAGATCGACGCGCTGCGCACCATGGGCTTCGACCCGATCGAGGTCCTGATCCTGCCGCGGATGCTGGCGCTGGTGCTGGCGCTGCCGATCCTGGCCTTCCTCGGCGCGATGGCCGCACTCTATGGCGGCGGGCTGGTGGCGTGGCTCTATGGCGGCGTCGATCCGGAAGCGTTCCTGCTGCGGCTGCGCGACGCCATCTCGATCGATCACTTCATCGTCGGCATCATCAAGGCGCCGGTGATGGCCGCGGTGATCGGCATCGTCGCCTGCGTCGAGGGCCTTGCGGTGCAGGGCAGCGCGGAATCGCTCGGCCAGCACACCACGTCGTCGGTGGTGAAGGGCATTTTCTTCGTCATCGTCATGGATGGCGTGTTTGCCATCTTCTTCGCAGCGATCGGGATGTGA
- a CDS encoding ABC transporter ATP-binding protein codes for MAGEISDAIIRVRDITVQFGTTRVLDGLNLDVKRGEILGFVGPSGAGKSVLTRTIIGLVPKLAGRIEVFGVDLDRASAAERRGVERRWGILFQQGALFSSLTVRQNIQFPVREYLKVSQRLLDEIMVAKLGMVGLKPEVADRFPSELSGGMIKRVALARALALDPELVFLDEPTSGLDPIGAGDFDELVRTLQRTLGLTVFMVTHDLDSLYTACDRIAVLGNGKIIAAGSMADMKASKHPWLNQYFNGKRARAVVV; via the coding sequence ATGGCGGGCGAAATCTCCGACGCCATCATCCGGGTTCGCGACATCACCGTGCAGTTCGGCACGACGCGGGTGCTCGACGGGCTCAATCTCGATGTCAAGCGCGGCGAAATTCTCGGCTTCGTCGGTCCGTCCGGCGCCGGCAAGTCGGTGCTGACCCGCACCATCATTGGTCTGGTGCCGAAACTCGCCGGCCGCATCGAGGTGTTCGGCGTCGACCTCGACAGAGCGAGCGCCGCCGAACGCCGAGGCGTCGAGCGCCGCTGGGGCATCCTGTTCCAGCAGGGCGCGCTGTTCTCGTCGCTCACCGTGCGGCAGAACATCCAGTTTCCGGTACGCGAATATCTCAAGGTCTCGCAGCGGCTGCTCGACGAGATCATGGTGGCCAAGCTCGGCATGGTGGGCCTGAAGCCGGAGGTCGCCGACCGTTTTCCCTCGGAGCTCTCGGGCGGCATGATCAAGCGCGTGGCGCTGGCGCGCGCGCTCGCGCTCGACCCCGAACTGGTGTTCCTGGACGAGCCGACCTCCGGGCTCGATCCGATCGGCGCCGGCGATTTCGACGAACTGGTGCGGACCCTGCAGCGTACTTTGGGCCTGACCGTTTTCATGGTAACCCACGACCTCGACAGCCTTTATACGGCCTGCGATCGCATTGCCGTTTTAGGGAACGGTAAGATCATTGCCGCAGGATCGATGGCCGACATGAAGGCCTCGAAGCATCCCTGGCTGAACCAGTATTTCAACGGCAAGCGCGCCCGCGCCGTTGTGGTCTAG
- a CDS encoding MlaD family protein, which translates to METRANYVLIGSFTLAVIAAAFGFVLWFQSLHTTKARSPIRIVFEGPASGLRNGGSVNFNGIRIGEVISVKLDNPRRVVALAMVENNAPIRKDTLVGLEFQGLTGVAAISLKGGEEAAPSVPLDEDGVPVLTADPNALQDVTEAIRATLQNVNRIVADNQESVKSSLKNLETFTSALARNSEKIDNVMLKVDGVMGKADSLMLGLNTIAGGSAGGELNLMVKSIRELADDFDKRSAALINDGRRTLVDISRAVNNFDRNPSRVIFGGSNNAAPAAEAAAPPPRPPAAPPKPAAAPSGQKRQ; encoded by the coding sequence ATGGAAACGCGGGCGAATTACGTCCTGATCGGATCGTTCACGCTGGCGGTGATCGCGGCCGCCTTCGGCTTCGTGCTGTGGTTCCAGAGCCTGCACACCACCAAGGCGCGCAGCCCGATCCGGATCGTGTTCGAAGGCCCGGCCTCCGGCCTGCGCAACGGCGGCAGTGTCAATTTCAACGGTATCCGGATAGGGGAAGTTATCTCGGTTAAGCTCGATAACCCGCGTCGTGTGGTCGCACTGGCGATGGTTGAGAACAACGCCCCGATCCGGAAAGACACCCTGGTTGGCCTCGAATTTCAGGGCCTGACCGGCGTGGCCGCGATCTCGCTGAAGGGCGGCGAGGAAGCCGCCCCCTCGGTGCCGCTCGACGAGGACGGCGTTCCGGTGCTGACCGCCGATCCCAACGCGCTGCAGGACGTCACCGAAGCGATCCGCGCCACCCTGCAGAACGTCAACCGCATCGTCGCCGACAACCAGGAATCGGTGAAGAGTTCGCTGAAGAATCTCGAGACCTTCACCTCCGCGCTGGCGCGCAACTCAGAGAAGATCGACAACGTCATGCTCAAGGTCGACGGCGTGATGGGCAAGGCGGACAGCCTGATGCTCGGACTGAACACGATCGCGGGCGGCAGCGCGGGCGGCGAGTTGAACCTGATGGTGAAATCGATCCGCGAACTGGCCGACGATTTCGACAAGCGGTCGGCGGCGCTGATCAACGATGGCCGCCGCACGCTCGTCGACATCAGCCGCGCGGTGAACAATTTCGACCGCAACCCGAGCCGGGTGATCTTCGGTGGCAGCAACAATGCCGCTCCGGCGGCGGAAGCGGCAGCACCACCACCCAGGCCGCCGGCGGCACCGCCCAAACCGGCGGCGGCGCCGAGCGGGCAGAAGCGGCAGTAG